A single Brassica rapa cultivar Chiifu-401-42 chromosome A04, CAAS_Brap_v3.01, whole genome shotgun sequence DNA region contains:
- the LOC117133729 gene encoding uncharacterized protein LOC117133729 isoform X2, which translates to MNPDPGLSMVSEHSHPLDSAFPDSTSNSEWRDEMMALLIKWRAEDKERFMKWRAEDQERQLKYDNLRQTLPQMTMKTDLDPVEKTHKPSGNFVEQMVCDPPDKALDGDRFGFADGDSQVHNTFIPKRYEDLKRYGGIRFRRIPIKLIYHKARFKKRKRRLIRGKRELSVSQKLKISTNSLRLVVKSVRTKKQYHRKKRATQIKLAEACKSLGMFCESSGYRDTKRHFQIRLGTRKIWETGVKRETHPFVYGFTSHTPMDIDGHVDTWIGDQSIFAEELKALDHDDNDAVMESLQYETSVVSEFKEMAKCKRHKVQQKWGKRGFHKVRFKVILHQRNKVAAEKVTKGGEPFKLGNSESLHTRRSKYTRRLFVKWCYFKARKRKQYKMGFIAQIEHVLPDSSHENQTRGQGRKIYPGGFQFPQWPQFIKSCSKIYHVSGSANLQTEETGESHKSVQFELSLFNGKIKGKPPEGDSENRREALEYKVSVSENGGSNLELIGGNGTDNFSFSIYVKQQTGRLVKTFCGRQLLEFCLAVQVWEPGGKSDKDVQLVDVHYQFINGREWDFLESVEELSKVEPRPPEMIKPKNLVSLLDTGALVTELIEDCNTDALMVTASIVHQLEDKLVLHRGSIDKRAELEKSKVEQLREVEEWLAHALQAVGQEMQRRVYKNRLRLRRVLAQVGELENLSLVEACEGTYAGISYTGAAVGDVWDIIAHIKKFLEIENGFGVEINMGSWNFVTKGATWCSVTRFWFKISGCYYIFKVENHSISVSTYEAFQSPRPPELILFIVRFRQWKSKKLESGVVENKTRAMLSSNDRTWSQVYGAFPGIIFWRTWCRKLIEDQSRVGILIAEMASLTKVAGAVLQGLSLWILAEEQVQGGGIEEEILRILNRVTALLLEIAYANLRTSRISNGGVLISTNGPREMVIGLLKLSSQ; encoded by the exons ATGAACCCTGATCCGGGTTTAtcaatggtatcagagcacagTCATCCTCTTGACAGTGCGTTTCCGGATTCAACATCGAACTCCGAATGGAGGGATGAGATGATGGCTCTATTGATCAAATGGAGAGCTGAAGATAAAGAGCGATTCATGAAATGGAGAGCTGAAGATCAGGAGCGCCAGCTTAAATATGATAATCTGCGCCAGACATTACCGCAGATGACGATGAAGACTGATCTCGATCCGGTGGAGAAGACTCACAAACCATCGGGGAATTTCGTCGAGCAGATGGTGTGCGACCCTCCAGACAAAGCACTTGACGGAGATCGATTTGGGTTCGCGGATGGTGATTCTCAAGTTCATAACACATTTATCCCTAAGAGGTATGAAGATCTAAAACGCTATGGAGGTATCAGGTTCAGAAGGATTCCGATCAAGCTAATCTACCACAAGGCTAGGTTTAAGAAACGGAAAAGACGGCTAATAAGGGGGAAACGCGAGCTTTCGGTTTCACAAAAACTGAAGATATCAACAAACTCTTTGCGTTTGGTTGTGAAGAGTGTGAGAACGAAGAAACAGTACCACCGGAAGAAGAGAGCCACACAGATTAAACTCGCAGAAGCTTGTAAGAGTTTAGGAATGTTCTGTGAATCTTCAGGTTATAGGGATACTAAAAGGCATTTTCAGATCCGTCTGGGAACAAGAAAGATCTGGGAGACAGGAGTCAAGCGAGAGACTCATCCCTTTGTGTATGGGTTTACTTCTCATACTCCTATGGATATTGATGGTCATGTTGATACGTGGATAGGAGATCAAAGTATCTTTGCTGAGGAGCTTAAGGCGCTAGATCATGATGATAATGATGCTGTGATGGAGTCTTTGCAATATGAAACGTCAGTGGTGTCTGAATTCAAGGAAATGGCCAAGTGTAAGCGCCATAAAGTTCAACAAAAGTGGGGAAAACGAGGGTTTCATAAGGTTCGGTTCAAGGTTATACTTCACCAAAGAAATAAAGTTGCAGCTGAGAAAGTTACAAAAGGTGGAGAACCTTTCAAGCTGGGAAATTCAGAATCGCTTCACACAAGAAGATCCAAATACACAAGAAGGCTCTTTGTCAAATGGTGCTACTTTAAGGCCAGGAAGCGTAAACAGTATAAAATGGGTTTTATTGCTCAGATTGAGCATGTGCTGCCTGACAGTAGTCATGAGAATCAAACTAGAGGGCAGGGAAGGAAAATTTACCCTGGTGGTTTTCAGTTTCCACAATGGCCACAATTTATCAAGAGTTGCAGTAAGATTTACCATGTTTCTGGTAGTGCTAATCTACAAACCGAAGAAACAGGGGAATCTCACAAAAGTGTCCAGTTCGAGTTGTCTCTTTTCAATGGTAAAATAAAAGGTAAACCCCCAGAAGGTGATTCAGAAAACAGAAGAGAAGCATTAGAGTATAAAGTCTCTGTTAGTGAAAATGGTGGGTCTAACTTGGAGTTGATTGGTGGAAATGGGACTGACAATTTCAGCTTCTCTATATATGTGAAGCAACAGACCGGGAGGCTTGTGAAGACTTTTTGTGGGAGACAACTTTTGGAATTTTGTTTGGCTGTTCAAGTATGGGAACCTGGTGGGAAGTCAGATAAAGATGTTCAACTTGTCGATGTTCATTATCAGTTCATCAATGGAAGAGAATGGGATTTTTTGGAGAGTGTTGAGGAATTGAGTAAGGTGGAACCAAGACCACCAGAAATGATTAAGCCCAAAAATTTGGTTTCTCTCCTTGATACTGGTGCGTTAGTGACGGAACTGATCGAGGATTGCAACACTGATGCGCTCATGGTAACGGCTTCTATCGTTCATCAACTTGAGGACAAGTTGGTTCTCCACCGGGGGAGTATTGATAAGAGGGCAGAGTTAGAAAAGAGCAAGGTTGAGCAACTGAGAGAAGTAGAAGAATGGCTTGCGCATGCATTGCAGGCTGTAGGGCAGGAAATGCAGAGAAGGGTTTATAAGAACCGGTTAAGGCTGAGAAGGGTTCTTGCTCAGGTAGGAGAACTTGAAAATCTGAGTTTGGTAGAAGCATGTGAAGGGACTTATGCAGGGATTTCCTATACGGGTGCGGCTGTTGGAGATGTATGGGATATCATAGCTCATATCAAGAAGTTCTTGGAGATTGAGAATGGGTTTGGAGTTGAGATTAATATGGGGTCGTGGAACTTTGTTACAAAAG GAGCAACGTGGTGTTCAGTGACAAGGTTTTGGTTCAAGATATCAGGCTGCTACTATATATTCAAAGTTGAGAACCATTCAATTTCAGTCTCTACGTATGAAGCGTTTCAGTCACCAAGACCACCGGAGCTGATTCTGTTCATAGTGAGATTTAGGCAGTGGAAGTCAAAGAAGCTAGAATCCGGGGTAGTAGAGAACAAAACTCGAGCTATGTTGAGTTCAAACGACAGGACTTGGTCACAAGTGTATGGTGCTTTTCCCGGCATCATATTTTGGAGGACTTGGTGCAGGAAGCTTATTGAAGATCAGTCAAGGGTGGGCATTCTCATAGCTGAAATGGCATCACTTACCAAAGTTGCTGGAGCTGTCTTGCAAGGACTGAGTTTATGGATTCTAGCCGAAGAGCAGGTGCAAGGTGGAGGAATTGAGGAGGAGATATTGAGGATACTCAACAGGGTTACTGCTCTCCTTCTAGAGATTGCTTATGCCAACTTGAGGACAAGTCGGATCTCTAACGGGGGAGTATTGATAAGCACTAACGGGCCTCGGGAGATGGTTATTGGGCTTCTGAAGTTATCAAGTCAATAA
- the LOC117133729 gene encoding uncharacterized protein LOC117133729 isoform X1, translating into MNPDPGLSMVSEHSHPLDSAFPDSTSNSEWRDEMMALLIKWRAEDKERFMKWRAEDQERQLKYDNLRQTLPQMTMKTDLDPVEKTHKPSGNFVEQMVCDPPDKALDGDRFGFADGDSQVHNTFIPKRYEDLKRYGGIRFRRIPIKLIYHKARFKKRKRRLIRGKRELSVSQKLKISTNSLRLVVKSVRTKKQYHRKKRATQIKLAEACKSLGMFCESSGYRDTKRHFQIRLGTRKIWETGVKRETHPFVYGFTSHTPMDIDGHVDTWIGDQSIFAEELKALDHDDNDAVMESLQYETSVVSEFKEMAKCKRHKVQQKWGKRGFHKVRFKVILHQRNKVAAEKVTKGGEPFKLGNSESLHTRRSKYTRRLFVKWCYFKARETGESHKSVQFELSLFNGKIKGKPPEGDSENRREALEYKVSVSENGGSNLELIGGNGTDNFSFSIYVKQQTGRLVKTFCGRQLLEFCLAVQVWEPGGKSDKDVQLVDVHYQFINGREWDFLESVEELSKVEPRPPEMIKPKNLVSLLDTGALVTELIEDCNTDALMVTASIVHQLEDKLVLHRGSIDKRAELEKSKVEQLREVEEWLAHALQAVGQEMQRRVYKNRLRLRRVLAQVGELENLSLVEACEGTYAGISYTGAAVGDVWDIIAHIKKFLEIENGFGVEINMGSWNFVTKGVWSCLWISVKYNIRLRHCVRGVCVSRPLRGFQVYKINKEATLSIMDVKLTMESSGEHVAAIFTHKLFHLPRPPEWYTKGATWCSVTRFWFKISGCYYIFKVENHSISVSTYEAFQSPRPPELILFIVRFRQWKSKKLESGVVENKTRAMLSSNDRTWSQVYGAFPGIIFWRTWCRKLIEDQSRVGILIAEMASLTKVAGAVLQGLSLWILAEEQVQGGGIEEEILRILNRVTALLLEIAYANLRTSRISNGGVLISTNGPREMVIGLLKLSSQ; encoded by the exons ATGAACCCTGATCCGGGTTTAtcaatggtatcagagcacagTCATCCTCTTGACAGTGCGTTTCCGGATTCAACATCGAACTCCGAATGGAGGGATGAGATGATGGCTCTATTGATCAAATGGAGAGCTGAAGATAAAGAGCGATTCATGAAATGGAGAGCTGAAGATCAGGAGCGCCAGCTTAAATATGATAATCTGCGCCAGACATTACCGCAGATGACGATGAAGACTGATCTCGATCCGGTGGAGAAGACTCACAAACCATCGGGGAATTTCGTCGAGCAGATGGTGTGCGACCCTCCAGACAAAGCACTTGACGGAGATCGATTTGGGTTCGCGGATGGTGATTCTCAAGTTCATAACACATTTATCCCTAAGAGGTATGAAGATCTAAAACGCTATGGAGGTATCAGGTTCAGAAGGATTCCGATCAAGCTAATCTACCACAAGGCTAGGTTTAAGAAACGGAAAAGACGGCTAATAAGGGGGAAACGCGAGCTTTCGGTTTCACAAAAACTGAAGATATCAACAAACTCTTTGCGTTTGGTTGTGAAGAGTGTGAGAACGAAGAAACAGTACCACCGGAAGAAGAGAGCCACACAGATTAAACTCGCAGAAGCTTGTAAGAGTTTAGGAATGTTCTGTGAATCTTCAGGTTATAGGGATACTAAAAGGCATTTTCAGATCCGTCTGGGAACAAGAAAGATCTGGGAGACAGGAGTCAAGCGAGAGACTCATCCCTTTGTGTATGGGTTTACTTCTCATACTCCTATGGATATTGATGGTCATGTTGATACGTGGATAGGAGATCAAAGTATCTTTGCTGAGGAGCTTAAGGCGCTAGATCATGATGATAATGATGCTGTGATGGAGTCTTTGCAATATGAAACGTCAGTGGTGTCTGAATTCAAGGAAATGGCCAAGTGTAAGCGCCATAAAGTTCAACAAAAGTGGGGAAAACGAGGGTTTCATAAGGTTCGGTTCAAGGTTATACTTCACCAAAGAAATAAAGTTGCAGCTGAGAAAGTTACAAAAGGTGGAGAACCTTTCAAGCTGGGAAATTCAGAATCGCTTCACACAAGAAGATCCAAATACACAAGAAGGCTCTTTGTCAAATGGTGCTACTTTAAGGCCAG AGAAACAGGGGAATCTCACAAAAGTGTCCAGTTCGAGTTGTCTCTTTTCAATGGTAAAATAAAAGGTAAACCCCCAGAAGGTGATTCAGAAAACAGAAGAGAAGCATTAGAGTATAAAGTCTCTGTTAGTGAAAATGGTGGGTCTAACTTGGAGTTGATTGGTGGAAATGGGACTGACAATTTCAGCTTCTCTATATATGTGAAGCAACAGACCGGGAGGCTTGTGAAGACTTTTTGTGGGAGACAACTTTTGGAATTTTGTTTGGCTGTTCAAGTATGGGAACCTGGTGGGAAGTCAGATAAAGATGTTCAACTTGTCGATGTTCATTATCAGTTCATCAATGGAAGAGAATGGGATTTTTTGGAGAGTGTTGAGGAATTGAGTAAGGTGGAACCAAGACCACCAGAAATGATTAAGCCCAAAAATTTGGTTTCTCTCCTTGATACTGGTGCGTTAGTGACGGAACTGATCGAGGATTGCAACACTGATGCGCTCATGGTAACGGCTTCTATCGTTCATCAACTTGAGGACAAGTTGGTTCTCCACCGGGGGAGTATTGATAAGAGGGCAGAGTTAGAAAAGAGCAAGGTTGAGCAACTGAGAGAAGTAGAAGAATGGCTTGCGCATGCATTGCAGGCTGTAGGGCAGGAAATGCAGAGAAGGGTTTATAAGAACCGGTTAAGGCTGAGAAGGGTTCTTGCTCAGGTAGGAGAACTTGAAAATCTGAGTTTGGTAGAAGCATGTGAAGGGACTTATGCAGGGATTTCCTATACGGGTGCGGCTGTTGGAGATGTATGGGATATCATAGCTCATATCAAGAAGTTCTTGGAGATTGAGAATGGGTTTGGAGTTGAGATTAATATGGGGTCGTGGAACTTTGTTACAAAAGGCGTCTGGTCGTGCTTGTGGATATCGGTGAAGTATAATATTCGTCTACGCCACTGTGTTAGAGGCGTTTGCGTTTCACGTCCATTGCGGGGGTTTCAGGTATATAAGATCAATAAGGAAGCAACTCTGAGCATAATGGATGTCAAGTTGACGATGGAGTCCTCGGGAGAGCATGTAGCTGCAATCTTCACCCACAAGCTGTTTCACTTACCGAGGCCACCCGAGTGGTATACAAAAGGAGCAACGTGGTGTTCAGTGACAAGGTTTTGGTTCAAGATATCAGGCTGCTACTATATATTCAAAGTTGAGAACCATTCAATTTCAGTCTCTACGTATGAAGCGTTTCAGTCACCAAGACCACCGGAGCTGATTCTGTTCATAGTGAGATTTAGGCAGTGGAAGTCAAAGAAGCTAGAATCCGGGGTAGTAGAGAACAAAACTCGAGCTATGTTGAGTTCAAACGACAGGACTTGGTCACAAGTGTATGGTGCTTTTCCCGGCATCATATTTTGGAGGACTTGGTGCAGGAAGCTTATTGAAGATCAGTCAAGGGTGGGCATTCTCATAGCTGAAATGGCATCACTTACCAAAGTTGCTGGAGCTGTCTTGCAAGGACTGAGTTTATGGATTCTAGCCGAAGAGCAGGTGCAAGGTGGAGGAATTGAGGAGGAGATATTGAGGATACTCAACAGGGTTACTGCTCTCCTTCTAGAGATTGCTTATGCCAACTTGAGGACAAGTCGGATCTCTAACGGGGGAGTATTGATAAGCACTAACGGGCCTCGGGAGATGGTTATTGGGCTTCTGAAGTTATCAAGTCAATAA
- the LOC103863061 gene encoding UDP-N-acetylglucosamine--dolichyl-phosphate N-acetylglucosaminephosphotransferase, translating to MTARQRTSPVTKSEKPPTEQKPTIASSEDFHLSPPKLRVIFVISSLLCSLYLYLLCFHYNVDGELKRPILINAGLSLVGFFVTLKLIPVAARYVLRRNMFGFDINKRGTPQGDVKVPESLGIVVGIVFLIVAIIFQFFNFTEDSLWLVEYNAALASICFMILLGFVDDVLDVPWRVKLLLPSFATLPLLMAYAGHTTIVIPKPLVSYVGLEILDLGWIYKLYMALLAVFCTNSINIHAGLNGLEIGQTVVIAAAILIHNVMQIGASVDTEFRQAHAFSIYLTQPLMATSLAMLAYNWYPSAVFVGDTYTVFAGMTMAVAGILGHFSETLLIFFLPQVLNFLLSLPQLAGIVKCPRHRLPKFDPATGLLTGTKDGTLVNVYLRIFGRKSEKSLCIHLLVFQALACAFCFLLRHFLAGWYK from the exons ATGACTGCTCGCCAGAGAACTTCTCCAGTCACTAAATCCGAGAAACCACCGACGGAGCAGAAGCCCACCATTGCTTCCTCTGAAGATTTCCATCTCTCACCGCCGAAACTGAGAGTGATCTTCGTGATCTCTTCGCTCCTCTGCTCGCTCTACCTCTACCTACTCTGTTTCCACTACAATGTCGATGGCGAGCTCAAGCGTCCGATCCTCATCAACGCGGGGCTTAGCTTGGTGGGTTTCTTCGTTACACTCAAGCTGATCCCCGTGGCTGCTAGATATGTTCTGAGGCGTAACATGTTTGGTTTCGATATCAATAAACGTGGCACTCCTCAAGGTGATGTTAAAGT GCCTGAGTCATTGGGAATTGTTGTGGGTATTGTCTTCTTGATTGTGGCGATAATATTCCAGTTCTTCAACTTCACTGAAGACTCGTTG TGGCTTGTGGAGTACAATGCAGCACTGGCCTCTATTTGCTTCATGATATTGCTTGGATTTGTAGATGACGTCCTTGATGTGCCCTGGAGAGT AAAACTTCTCTTACCATCGTTTGCAACTCTTCCACTGTTAATGGCTTATGCTGGACATACAACTATCGTTATACCAAAACCTCTAGTTTCTTATGTTGGCTTGGAGATACTTGATCTAG GATggatatataagttatatatggCGCTATTGGCTGTCTTTTGCACTAATTCGATAAACATTCACGCTGGTCTGAATGGCCTTGAGATCGGTCAAACCGTTGTTATTGCAGCTGCT ATTTTGATACACAACGTTATGCAAATCGGAGCATCTGTGGATACTGAGTTTCGCCAAGCTCATGCCTTCTCTATATATCTTACTCAGCCGTTGATGGCAACATCCTTGGCAATGCTTGCTTACAATTG GTACCCTTCTGCAGTTTTTGTTGGAGACACTTACACAGTCTTTGCAGGAATGACTATGGCTGTTGCTGGCATTCTAGGTCACTTCAG TGAAACCCTCCTGATCTTTTTCCTTCCTCAAGTTTTGAACTTTCTGTTGTCGCTTCCACAG CTTGCTGGCATTGTGAAATGTCCACGGCATCGTCTCCCCAA GTTTGATCCTGCTACGGGTTTATTAACGGGAACAAAAGATGGGACGCTTGTCAACGTGTACCTGAGGATTTTTGGTAGAAAATCAGAAAAGTCTCTTTGTATTCATCTCCTTGTTTTCCAG GCACTAGCTTGCGCCTTCTGTTTCCTGCTTAGGCATTTTCTCGCTGGTTGGTACAAATAA
- the LOC103863058 gene encoding glucan endo-1,3-beta-glucosidase-like, with product MKMSEVRMLALSPMLMLLLSLLMASFFDTTAGQIGVCYGEYGNNLPSNSEAVAMYKQYNIRRMRMYGPNPNALDALRGSGIELILDVPNGDLQRIADSQTEASTWVRDNVQKYNDVSFKYISVGNEVMPRGPGGAGTVLFQAMQNIDKALSEAGLSIPVSTTTYMGAFTDTYPPSRGRFSDEYRNFLQPVIGFLVSKRSPLLVNIYTYFGFKNGDVSLEFALFKPSNNEFNNPNNQLRYQNLFDANLDSVYAALEKSGGGSLEVVVSESGWPTEGGPGASVGNAEAYINNLIQHVKRGSPRRPGKAIETYIFAMFDENEKPNDETERYFGLFLPTTRQLKYGVNFN from the exons ATGAAAATGTCTGAGGTTAGGATGTTAGCATTATCACCAATGTTGATGTTACTTCTCAGCCTTCTAATGGCGTCCTTCTTCGACACCACAG CTGGACAAATTGGAGTATGCTACGGGGAGTATGGAAATAACCTACCAAGTAATTCCGAAGCTGTGGCTATGTACAAGCAGTACAACATCCGGCGAATGCGGATGTACGGTCCCAACCCTAACGCTCTCGACGCTCTCCGTGGCTCCGGCATCGAGCTCATCCTCGACGTTCCCAATGGCGACTTACAACGTATCGCAGATAGCCAAACGGAGGCCAGCACATGGGTCCGAGACAACGTCCAGAAGTACAACGATGTCAGTTTCAAGTACATCTCGGTCGGAAACGAGGTGATGCCCAGGGGCCCAGGTGGGGCTGGGACGGTTCTCTTCCAGGCTATGCAAAACATTGATAAAGCGCTTTCCGAAGCAGGCCTTAGTATCCCGGTCTCCACGACTACATACATGGGAGCCTTCACGGACACGTATCCTCCGTCGCGCGGAAGATTCAGCGATGAGTATAGGAACTTTCTCCAACCGGTGATAGGTTTCTTGGTAAGCAAGCGATCTCCTCTGCTCGTGAATATCTACACTTACTTCGGCTTCAAGAACGGCGACGTCTCTCTAGAGTTCGCTCTGTTCAAACCCAGCAATAATGAATTCAATAACCCCAACAACCAGCTCCGTTACCAAAACCTCTTCGACGCTAATCTCGACTCGGTTTACGCGGCACTGGAGAAATCGGGCGGGGGATCGTTGGAAGTCGTGGTGTCGGAGAGCGGTTGGCCCACGGAGGGAGGGCCCGGGGCAAGCGTGGGGAATGCGGAGGCTTATATTAACAATTTGATACAACATGTGAAGCGTGGATCTCCGAGAAGGCCAGGGAAAGCTATAGAGACTTACATATTCGCCATGTTCGATGAGAATGAGAAGCCGAATGATGAGACTGAGAGGTACTTTGGGCTGTTTCTTCCTACTACTAGACAGCTTAAATATGGTGTTAATTTCAACTAA